A stretch of the Gossypium hirsutum isolate 1008001.06 chromosome D07, Gossypium_hirsutum_v2.1, whole genome shotgun sequence genome encodes the following:
- the LOC107932946 gene encoding uncharacterized protein — translation MASLTPGILLKLLQSMNSSARVAGDHRSGLLQVIGIVPALAGSDELWANHGFYVQLSDSLNSTYVSLSDRDSELILSNRLQLGQFVYVDRFHFESPVPRVSGIRPIAGRHAFVGSPDPLIARISSSKRDFVVQPVSEFSSDPVAVYLSNKKLEQPTQSGNKDSKIENPRTRQPLVPRDNVEVNENSERFSSPVASKRSVSTVKKTSAAVVERDPSPAGKGKRSASPLPSKCMVPSLMAGKEDNKKIGRESVIMVPSRYRQPSPNGRKQASPGARRPSLSPAKRLAGGLKVSPAVGDSKKKMATIVAGISKASEALVGSAKSSRKSWDEQPEKGSGELKEKAYVKTKPDLQAILRTQTAISRRLTDVHSQKSNDGNSSSNEKRKASSPKDGSAAEKPARGSGALGITVHEKKWTDGSVSWDTLSADLAKLGKEAMQRRVLASKTAAEALEEAITAESLVRNLSMFSELSSKSKAGNPLPTIDRFLSIYDDVVKYTGIAETVAAGCKSGIEEHSKSSSLWVEAAVTTDLEIVSLLTPQNNESLSALQINLSQHASPKNQLKTSSIPQLQQNNNAAMWTRGEGMKETMHFAMNLKVEMQMWFIGFIEESLKALVLDCGSIAAVLSQLKRVNDWLDRAVLKGDEVLVHMVEKLKRKIYGFVIQHVGSTFDNSSHLSLY, via the exons ATGGCTTCGCTTACTCCCGGTATCCTCCTCAAGCTCCTCCAATCAATGAATTCCTCCGCCCGTGTCGCCGGCGACCACCGTTCAGGCCTCCTCCAAGTAATCGGCATCGTTCCGGCTCTTGCCGGATCTGACGAACTCTGGGCCAACCATGGTTTCTATGTTCAACTCTCCGATTCCCTTAACTCCACCTACGTCTCCCTCTCCGATCGCGACAGTGAATTGATACTCTCCAATCGGCTCCAGCTAGGTCAGTTCGTTTACGTTGATCGCTTCCATTTTGAATCTCCCGTGCCACGTGTCTCTGGTATCCGACCGATTGCTGGTCGTCACGCTTTCGTTGGTTCACCGGACCCTCTCATTGCTCGCATTTCGTCTTCCAAGAGGGATTTCGTTGTACAACCCGTATCCGAATTCTCCTCGGATCCGGTTGCAGTTTATTTGTCTAACAAGAAGTTGGAGCAACCAACTCAAAGTGGAAATAAGGATTCGAAAATTGAAAATCCTAGAACAAGGCAGCCTCTCGTGCCTAGAGATAACGTCGAAGTTAATGAAAATTCGGAAAGGTTTTCGTCTCCGGTGGCTTCCAAACGTTCGGTTTCGACTGTGAAGAAAACCAGTGCGGCGGTTGTGGAAAGAGATCCTTCTCCGGCGGGGAAAGGAAAGAGATCCGCATCTCCGTTACCTTCGAAATGCATGGTACCGAGCTTGATGGCAGGGAAGGAAGATAATAAGAAAATTGGGAGAGAGTCGGTGATCATGGTACCTTCGAGGTATAGGCAACCTTCTCCCAACGGGAGGAAGCAAGCATCACCAGGTGCTCGAAGACCGTCACTTTCTCCGGCGAAGAGGTTGGCCGGAGGGTTGAAGGTTTCGCCGGCTGTAGGGGATTCGAAGAAGAAGATGGCAACCATTGTTGCTGGGATTTCGAAGGCGTCCGAAGCTTTGGTGGGTTCTGCCAAGAGTAGTAGGAAGAGCTGGGATGAGCAACCAGAGAAGGGTTCAGGGGAGCTGAAGGAGAAAGCTTATGTTAAGACTAAGCCGGATCTGCAAGCTATTTTGCGGACTCAG ACGGCCATTTCAAGACGTTTAACTGATGTACATAGTCAGAAATCCAATGATGGAAATTCTTCAAGcaatgagaaaagaaaagctagttCACCTAAAGATGGTTCTGCCGCAGAGAAACCAGCACGTGGGAGTGGAGCTCTGGGAATCACCGTCCATGAAAAGAAATGGACTGATGGCAGTGTTTCATGGGATACCCTTTCTGCTGaccttgcaaagcttggaaag GAAGCTATGCAAAGGAGAGTTCTTGCTTCTAAAACTGCAGCAGAGGCATTGGAGGAGGCCATAACTGCCGAGTCTCTTGTTAGGAATCTAAG CATGTTTTCAGAACTTTCCTCTAAATCCAAGGCTGGGAATCCTTTGCCAACCATTGACCGATTTTTATCCATTTACGACGATGTCGTAAAGTACACTGGAATTGCTGAAACTGTTGCAGCTGGTTGCAAATCCGGCATCGAAGAACACTCGAAATCATCTTCTCTATGGGTTGAAGCTGCAGTGACAACTGATCTTGAAATAGTCTCCCTTCTAACCCCTCAAAACAATGAATCTCTATCAGCTTTACAAATAAACCTGTCTCAGCATGCTTCACCCAAAAACCAACTCAAAACCAGTTCAATCCCACAGCTGCAGCAAAATAATAATGCTGCAATGTGGACTAGAGGTGAAGGGATGAAAGAGACAATGCACTTTGCAATGAACTTGAAAGTTGAGATGCAAATGTGGTTTATTGGTTTCATCGAAGAGTCCTTGAAAGCATTAGTATTAGATTGTGGTTCCATTGCAGCGGTTTTATCACAATTGAAACGGGTCAATGATTGGTTAGACCGGGCGGTTTTGAAAGGGGATGAGGTATTGGTTCACATGGTTGAGAAATTGAAGAGGAAAATCTATGGGTTTGTTATTCAGCATGTGGGTAGCACTTTTGATAATTCCTCACATTTATCCTTATATTGA